A window of Melopsittacus undulatus isolate bMelUnd1 chromosome 10, bMelUnd1.mat.Z, whole genome shotgun sequence genomic DNA:
ATGCAATGTTTACATCTCCCCCCAAGAACCACCATTCACAGAAGCAGCTGTATCGGACATGACAGTGCATACAACTTGTAACTTCCTGGCACATTACTTCaaagaacaaacacaaaatcaatAAATTCGTAACAGAAATTCCTTCCCATTCACTACTTTCACACCAATTTTTACACTGACATAACATCAGAGGTTGCTTCATGTGAGCAAGAGccacagaaaacattaaaggGTTGTGAAAGGCTGGAGACAGCTTCATAAAATCACAATGGAACTACATCACAATCTTACAAGGATATCTAGATGGCAAAATAACGATTCCCACGGCAGTTCTTAGACACAGTAGTCCTGAGTCATGTAGGCGCTTACATGGCTACTGCTTGTGTACAAATTCATCAGAGGAATGTTATCCTCTGATGACAGGAAAAGGACGCAGGAAAAGGGGGCTCGGTGGAAGCTACACTGTAGGCTCCACTCAATGTACTTGCCATAAGTACATCATTCAAATGTTAATTaacaaaactgcaaaaacaTACCAAAGAACAGGAGGAACCACCCAGGGCTCCCCATACAGCTGGAACTACCTAGTCCCCATAGCTCCCTGCGATGCAAAGGAAACATAGAAAACTAAACCATCGGGGAAATGGCAGAGAAGCAATAGAGTGAAGGAGGCGGGCCAGAAAAAGGCTCTTTGGAGAAACTTACAGAGGGAGCGATGGCAGAGTCATCCCCGAGCAGCGGTGTAGGCTCATCGGGAAGTGGACGTGCCGGGAGGGTCTCACAGAAGCTGCCAGAGGACAAGCGGAGATGGCTCTTGCGCGAATCGGCGGTGAGCGACACTTCGTGCGAGTACGACTGCAGGAAGGCGCGGACACCGTCGATGCCCACGAAGTGAGAGGCCGGGACACCGCGCAAGGCGGCGCTGCCCGACGCCTCCAGCAGCTGAGAGCGGCGCCAGTGCCGCAGGCGcagcgccagcagcagcagcaggaaggcgAAGAAAAGGCAGGACACGGCCGCCACGGCCAGCACCAGCCAGCGCGTGAGGCTGGCGGCCGGCTCGgccggcgccgccgccgcgctgcCCAGCTCCGAGAGCAGCTCGGCCACGCTCTCGGCCAGCACCACCGTCAGCGTGGCCGTGGCCGACAGCGCCGGCCGCCCGTGGtccttcaccaccaccaccaggcTCTGGCGCGCCGCGTCGCGGGCCAGCGGGAAGCGCGCCGTGCGCACCTCGCCGCTGTGCAGCCCCACGCGGAACAGCCCCGGCTCCGTCGCCTTGGCCAGCTCGTACGACAGCCACGCGTTCTGCCCCGCGTCCGCGTCCACCGCCACCACCTTGGCCACCAGCGCCCCGGGCTCCGCCGACCGCGGCGCCAGCTCCACACCCGACCAGCCCGACACCGCTGCAGacggagccgccgccgctggCGGGTACAGCACCTGCGGCGCGTTGTCGTTCTCGTCCACGatctccagcagcactgacacGTTGCTGCTCAGCGCCGGCGCTCCGCCGTCCTCCGCCCACACCCACAGCCGCACCTCGCGCACCTCCTCGTAGTCGAACGAGCGCAGCGCGTACAGCGCGCCCGTCTCCGCCTGCACCGACACGTAGGACGACAGCGGAGAGCCCCGCACCCGCCCCTCCGACAGCCGGTACCGCACGCGCGCGTTCTGTCCCCAGTCCGCGTCTGAAGCCCGCACCGTCAGCACCAGCGCTCCCGCCGCGTTGTTCTCGGCCAGCTGGGCTCTGTAGCGCGGCTCTGCGAACACGGGTGCGTTGTCGTTCACGTCCAGCACACGCAGTGCCAGCAccgtgctgctctgcagctccgGAGACCCACCGTCCACTGCCCGCACGGTCACGTTGTACTCCGACACCTTCTCGCGGTCCAGCTCTCCCTCCGTTACCACGCGGTAATATTCCTCAAAGGACTTCTCCAGGCGGAACGGCAGACTCTCACCAATGCTGCATCGAACCTCGCCGTTCGCCCCCGAGTCCCTGTCCTGCACGTGCAACAGTGCCACCACCGTCCCTGGCGTCGCGTCCTCAGCGATGTCGCTGAGCGACGACGACATCGTCAATTCGGGTGCGTTGTCGTTGACATCTGTCACATCGATCACGATTTTCGCCGTGTCGATAAGGCCCCCGCCATCATGTCCCTGCACTTCCAGTTCGTAGTAGTTACCTTCCTCGAAATCGAGACTCCGCACAAGCCTGAAAGCTCCCGTCTCAGTGTCCAGATCGAAAAACTTAGAGGCTTTCTCAGTTATCTTCTTGAATGAGTACTTCACGTGTCCGTTCACACCCTCGTCGGCGTCGGCGGCAGTGACGGTGACGAGGACTGAGCCCACGGGCACGTCTTCGGGGACGCGCACCGTGTACTCTGTCTGGCCGAAAACGGGTGCGTTGTCATTGGCGTCCAGCACGACCACGCGGATCCGAGCCGTGCCCGTCCTCGCCGGCTCTCCCCCGTCGTTCGCCCTCAGCACCAGCTCGTGGAACGCCGCCTCCTCACGGTCCAGTGCCTTCGCCAGCACCAGCTCGGGACGCTGATCCCCGCCGGGACCCGCCTGCACGGCCAGCGAGAAGTGTTCGTCGCCACTCAGCTCGTAGTGCTGCAGGGAATTCGGCCCCAAGTCCGCGTCGTGAGCCTCTGCCAAGGGAAACCGCGAGCCAGGGGCTGTAATCTCGCTCATTTTcagctcattttcttcttgttggaAGCTGGGCGCATTGTCGTTAATGTCTGTGATCTCTACTTCTATTTTGTAAACCTTCATTTCTCCCTCCACGATCACCTCACACCGCAGCATGCATTGCCACACACTGTCGCATAGCTGCTCCCTGTCTATCCTCTCCGCCGTCACCAAATGGCCAGTCTTCCCGTGAAGAGCGAAATACTGTGTCCTACCTTTATCCAAGAGGCGGACCCCGCGGTCGCGCATCGccggcagctccagccccaggtCTTTGACCACGTCGCCCACGAACGAGCCCTTGGGCAGCTCCTCGGGAACTGAGTAGCGCAGCTGCCCCCATGCCGCGTCCCACGCCGCCACCAGGACGGTCCACAGCAGAGCTCGCTCCCGCCGGCCCCAGCGCCTCCCCGCCGCGGCCATCTCTTTTCCGCAGAACTGCAGGCAGCTCCACGCCCCCGACCACTGCTCCTATTTTGGCTTCCTTACGACTCCCTGCCCGTGTCGCCGGTGCCGGCTACTGCCGCCTGCCCCTTCCGTTTCACTGCAGCACGGCTCTGCACCTCAGAGACGCTCACTGACAGCCCAGCGGCCGGCACAGCCGGCTAGGGAGAGACCGAGCCGTGCCGCAGCGGGTGGGGCTGCCGGCAGCGCTCCGACCTTCCTCTCTTTCCTCATCGGTCAACAGCGGCACCCGCAGCCTCCTCCCGGCACTGCAGCATTGCCCACTGGGCTTTGTCTACGGTAAACTCGCGGGGACGGCACAGGCGACACGGAACTGCCATCAGGTCCCTGTCAACGGTGATCTCCTGCCTTGGCTGCTCCCTACACGAGCTCGTCCGTGATCCTCGTGGTGATCCTGCTCAGGCACACACAACACTACTCCCTTGGCTCGGCTACTTCTAATGcattaaatcctttttttttagattcagtactcttttttttttttttttttttttttttttttttcccccaggatgACATAAATGTTATAAATTTCTCTTCACATGATATGGAGTTTATTGTGAGCCAATCTGTCCACAGGCACAGTCTCTTCCCTCAGTTGCAGTCTGACATTACAGGTCACACGCTTAGAACTTGGAGCTCCATTCTAGAGTAACTCTGCAACAGGAAGCAATGCACACGTTCTCTGTTCGGGtccattagaaaaaaataacacctcTACGCACATAGCACACCCTTAGCATTAAACCCGGATAAAGCACCTGGaattattttttggggggggggggggggggggggggaaacgaATAGGTAAAGAATTCAGGTTCAGAAAAACAGCCATCGCTTTTCGGATTTAGATTCCATTCTATGCCTCTGTAGAAAAGACAGATGAGGAACGTTAAAAAGGGAACTGCCACCCAGGATGGAAGACAAACCATTAATAAcctcacaaagaaaacaaagaaatcaagCTCAGAGAAAATTAACCCATCCAAATACTGCTGCCGTTTCTGCAACAACCCTGCATCAAAATACAGGAGGACACATCCCTGAAGGGAGGAACATTCATCATGGGTTTTTATGGAGCCACACACCTTTCCTTTGGGAGTCTAGCACTGAAACTGCATTAGCCAAAGCCTTTTTGTTAAACTGACAGCCAAGTCAAAGTCCATAGCTTTGTGAACAAGCGATCTGGAAGGAAAAATCCCAAATGTTAAGCATCGACCCCAGTTTCCTGTCCCATTCTGTAGAGTTAGGGGATCTCACCCTGCACAACGATGATCTGCCTTCACTGCTACTCAGTCATTACACCTCAAAAACCACAATCTTCGTGGTCAGAAGTTCTCAGCTGAACTTGCAACCGATGTCTAGTCAGGAAGTGCCACCTCTATCTGCCTGCTCTGAATGGAAGGAGCTTACCCCATTCCTTCATTCCTTCATGAGCACATGTACCAGCGCTTCTCATTCCCACAACCAGGGCACACAGGTCAAAAAAGACTGAGTTCAGAAAGGCCTTTCAGCACATAATGGGTCTCTTCTTAACCATTACTATTGCACGCAACTTTAAAGAGCACAAGTTTTGTAGAGAAAACTTCCTAGCTGAGTGTGATCGTCTGACAAAGTGCCATCACTAATGTCTTGCTCTGCGtggaaaactaaaaaaaaaaaaagactttttttttttcagtcttatgAACACCCATTATCAGCAGAGTTCACCTCGTATGTACCAGCTCATGCAGAGCAAGTTGAAGAGCAAGAGCCTCCCCGCTGAGTCTTAAGGATCCCCCTTCACCATTACTTACTCATAACATTTCAAGTAACATAAACTTTGTAGAGACAACTTCTCAGCACAGCTGTGTCATGCAGAGCTTAAACCATAACAGCATCTCATCGACCAACAGCCTCAAGTCTTCCTACTCAGGGCTTCTCTCATCCATTCTCCAACaacctgtatttgtgcttggaaaTGCCATGACCCAGGGGCAGAGCTTTGAACTTGGCcctgttgaacttcatgaggttctcACATGTTCATCTCTCAAGCCtgttaaggtccctctgaatggcatcccttccctccagcatgtcaagTGCACCACTTACTTTGGTGTCATaaacaaacttgctgaaggtgcagTCCATTCCATTGTCCATTGTCATTGACAAAAATGTTGATCAGAGCTGTGACAACAGCAATCCCTGAGGAATGCCACTCATCACTGGTGTCCACATGGACACTGAGCTGTTGACAACTTTTTGAGTGGGACCATCCAcccaattccttatccacaaagtggtccatctgtcaaacCCATGTATCTCTAGTGTTGAGACAAAGATCTTGTGTGCAACAGCATCAAATTATTTTCCCAGATCCACATAGATGACATCATTCACTCTGCCTTTATCCACCCATGCTGTAACCTTGTTGTAGAAGACCACCATATTTCTTAGGCACAATTTACAATTAGGGAGGCCATGTTGTCTCTCACCAATCACCTCCTGGTTTTCCATGTGCTTTAGTGAGATTTCCTGGATGATCTGCTCCATTGATCTTACTGGGCACCAATACCTGCTCTCatgtctgctctcctgaagtccagggtagCCAGCTTGCTGTGGGCCCTTCTCACCATGTAAGGATCTCAAACTCCAGCATTtcatgatcactgcagccaTGGCTGCCCTCGAGCTTCATATTCCCCACCAGCACCTCTTTGTTGGTGAGGACAAGGTCCAGCATAGGCCTTCTCCTCAATGGCTACTCTGTCCCTTGGAGGAGGAATTTGTCACTAATGCATTTTCCCTGCTCTGTTGACCCCCAATGATATTTGGATGATGGAAGTCCCCCATAAGTAACAGCACTTATGGACATGAGGCTGCTCCTATTTTTCTATAGAAGGCCTCGTCATTCTGGTCTTCATCTTTGGACAgcctgtaacagatccccactTCACTGAGAGAAAAGATGAACAGAGAAGGTCTCCTTACCATGGATGATATTTGACTTCTCACCATGTGTATATGACGagcaaaagcatttcttccagtgacattttaaagaaacatgtCTATGAAAGCCTTTACTTTTACAGCTGTAAGCATGAAAAGCATGTATGGGAAAGTAACATTTCTCATCTTTCACACACATTATCAGAGATAACATCCCACATTCAGCTCATCACAATAAGGCAAGAAATTAACACATGCAAAAAGGAAGGGATCACAGCATGCTGTTCTACATTATGTCACTTAGAGAAGGTATATAATCCAGGTATTCAGTAGGCAATGGAAAGACCATTGCCTCCTCTCAAAGCTCCTGTTATGACACATTTCATAAGTACATAATTCAGCTGTTAATAAGAATGCCACAACAACCTACCAACACAAAAGAGACTCCTCATACAGCTGGAATAACATGTCTTCTAGCAAACAGTCTTTGGGAAGATAAAACTCTCAATGTATCTTACTGGGCACTAAAAAGGGAATGAAGCAAACTGAGTCTCTTGTGCCCTTCAACAGCCCCTCAAGCACAGGTCCACAAACTCTCTTCTCCAACCCTTTACAACTTGAGTTCTTTGACCCTCATAATTTGCAAGCACATGACATCCAGGGGACAGTT
This region includes:
- the LOC101870212 gene encoding protocadherin gamma-A5 codes for the protein MAAAGRRWGRRERALLWTVLVAAWDAAWGQLRYSVPEELPKGSFVGDVVKDLGLELPAMRDRGVRLLDKGRTQYFALHGKTGHLVTAERIDREQLCDSVWQCMLRCEVIVEGEMKVYKIEVEITDINDNAPSFQQEENELKMSEITAPGSRFPLAEAHDADLGPNSLQHYELSGDEHFSLAVQAGPGGDQRPELVLAKALDREEAAFHELVLRANDGGEPARTGTARIRVVVLDANDNAPVFGQTEYTVRVPEDVPVGSVLVTVTAADADEGVNGHVKYSFKKITEKASKFFDLDTETGAFRLVRSLDFEEGNYYELEVQGHDGGGLIDTAKIVIDVTDVNDNAPELTMSSSLSDIAEDATPGTVVALLHVQDRDSGANGEVRCSIGESLPFRLEKSFEEYYRVVTEGELDREKVSEYNVTVRAVDGGSPELQSSTVLALRVLDVNDNAPVFAEPRYRAQLAENNAAGALVLTVRASDADWGQNARVRYRLSEGRVRGSPLSSYVSVQAETGALYALRSFDYEEVREVRLWVWAEDGGAPALSSNVSVLLEIVDENDNAPQVLYPPAAAAPSAAVSGWSGVELAPRSAEPGALVAKVVAVDADAGQNAWLSYELAKATEPGLFRVGLHSGEVRTARFPLARDAARQSLVVVVKDHGRPALSATATLTVVLAESVAELLSELGSAAAAPAEPAASLTRWLVLAVAAVSCLFFAFLLLLLALRLRHWRRSQLLEASGSAALRGVPASHFVGIDGVRAFLQSYSHEVSLTADSRKSHLRLSSGSFCETLPARPLPDEPTPLLGDDSAIAPSAAVASKRLQVPLLADVERRWSRSRSVLTLQAARSPGAGQSGSCKGSRGERRC